The Mercenaria mercenaria strain notata chromosome 1, MADL_Memer_1, whole genome shotgun sequence nucleotide sequence TAAATTATAGAAACATGGTAAAAATGGTTGTCTCTATGCAATCTTTGTCAAATAAGATACTAGGTTATCTGGGTAAAAACGTGTCATTTGAACGATATAGGGCCTTCAGGTAACTATTGTATTTAGAGAATGGATGAATGCAATTTATAAGACTACAGTGGTgtagatttcatttttaaaccaaaaaatagTTGAATATCATACAAATACCAAACGATCTTTTTCAACAAGGTGCAACAAcgactttatatatatttagctcacctgagcacaaagtgctcaaaatgagatattgtgatcacccagtgtccggcgtccgtcttcGTGCGATGTCTGTCGTGCGTTgtaacaatttgactgttaacacactagaggacACATTTTAGGCCAGATGTTAatggaatttgatcagaatgcACGGATGAGTTTGTTactgggttatcttgggtcaaaaacttggtcactaggtcagttaGTAGGAAAActgtgttaacactctagagtccatattttctACCTCATCTCCGTAAAACTTTGTTATAATGCTTTTCTTTATGaaagctaggtcaagtttgaaattattatacCTGAGGTCttgaactaggtcaccaggtcaaatcatagaaaaaccttattaacactctagaggccacattttctacttgattatcataatactttgtcagaatgtttgtctctatgaaatataaaacaagtcaaattagattatctgaggttaaaaactagatcattaggtcaaacttCTTTTTAATACTCTGAAggcaacattttgttttgattttcattaaactttttcagaataGTTGTCTCTATGAATTCTAATGGTTTACCCCAAGTCAAAAAccaggccactaggtcaaatcatagaaaaaacattgctaacactgtagaggccacatttttccatttgatctttaaaaaaatgtcagaacgtttgtctcgatgaaattaaggtcaatttaCCTGAGATCTttaactaagtcactaggtcaaataatagaaaaccttgttcacattctagagaccacatttttcattttgatctTCCTGAACCTTTGTCAGAGTgtttgtttgtctctatgaaattaaggTTTAATACCTGACattttaaactaggtcactatttcagAACATTGAAACACCTTGTAAACACCCTAGAGACAATATTTTTGACTTGAttgtcataaaactttgtcagaatgtgtgtctCTATTATTTTTATGGTCGTTTTCGCTCcttataacatttttcatttgtttgtaaaTTCCAATGTTTTAGTGcatgacttttcaaaaatgggtCGCAGTCgtaaaataagtaattttatacGATTCTGCGGAAACtttgatatttgagccgtgccatgagaaaaccaacatagtgggtttgcgaccagcatggatccagaccagcctgcgcatccgcgcagtctggtcaggctccatgctgttcgcttttaaagcctattggaattggagaaactgttagcgaacagcatggatcctgaccagactgcgcggatgcgcaggctggtctggatccatgctggtcgcaaacccactatgttggttttctcattgcacggctcattttatcaaCGACACACTGTCCTGCGGGaactttgatattttatcaaCGACACACTGTCCTGCGGGAACGCTAAATTTCAAGAAACTACTTTCAGTATTGGCAAAGAAGTGAATCTCGCGTTAGCTGAAACGTTCAGTATTTGAATTCTtgtgacaacaacaaaaaaaaaaaactaagtaaaGGGAAAATATCAAAGTTTTTATAACGTATGCAAGCTGTTGCATGAGCAGTTCATCAATTGCTCTATCGTTCCGTTACATATACATCACCGTGTCACACTGACGGTCACCCTGCCAATTTAGCGGTATTTTCAGATATTTCAACGTCAATAttctatattaaaataattaccgGGGTTTGCACAAACTTTTTGATGATCATAACAATTGActaaacatattattttttccTCGAACGTTTTCGTTACCTCAAGGAAACTTCCCGACAGATAAACAATTAACAACTGTACATTTAATATTGGTATATTGAAATGTATGATATTATTAAGTTATtcaacattgttctgtacaatacggagatatatttggacgagtacctagctgagaaaaccatattggacgagccgctaggcgagttcaatatggttttcgcagctgggtacgagtccaaatatatcttgtattgtacagtacaatgttaaataacctttttattctatatctattttatcttactataataatagtttaaattaaaaatgtttcactgaatactgtattcctgccttttctagtttttccccaGCTTGGTACGAGTgccaatatatattatacagaacaatgttagacctttaataacctttttattctatatttatttcacttcatacgtaatatacgtaattcattgaatgttgttttttctgcgtatcatcattaaaaaaagtatatggtgcaacctccctacaacagccattttgcgatttgggtggtaataatacttggctgagatattatgcccacaaacattgtcagcaagtttggtgaagatcggatgaaaactgttcgactttaaAGAGGGGACAAGGCtacatggccaacattccaatacactgaccagtagtttggcaaaagtagtctcccttgaatatacacggatcgcggacccgataacgtttatcgataagcaattttactataaatttgtataggaaaatatatttcaaacattaaaaacgtatttttatcgttatttaacaaaatgttataacctcgtgaagtaatcttcattttttgccctttatttcaatatattttttatcgatgtgatacaaaaacttattgcttccatttttgtttgaagttgatgactatggtttctatgtatttctatatagaaattttgaaaagatcggttatgtcaggttcTAAAAGGCTATAAagacattttctatcaaaatgacattattttataacctcgtgaagtattctccattgtctgaacattgtctgggtatttttcattttaaaattgaattatgacaaattgcttccattttaatttgaaaatgaagtaatcgcaatcttgagcacttttcacaaatatttacttaacttttttgaattggcaaactttaagtcacatctttaattggaaataaattggtcttaaaaagtccgctttaaattaaaaaggcaattagaattaattccatgtaattgctttacaaactgtgtgccggtataatttttgacgatatttcaataaactgttcaataattgaaacatttcgcgaaaattttgttatgtatgggcctaaaatattacatacagcCATGACTTCTTTACGTTCACTGATCACTGTGTGAatgaaaaagtataaattacaaattaatgaatgatggtCATGTTAAACtgtggtgataatttgatttatttatccGTGCGAACAATTCAGTAGAAGATGAAAAGGGTACACTTTacgaaacttattattcaaactgaaaaaacaaaaaacaaacagatgtatatttatcaaatacaataatcactttcaccTGTATATGACCttttttataactatattattattctacattccataaaggaaaattaattcctaTACTCCACAAATCTTCATGGTCCACGGGGACCCCTGTTGTGAAAAATTGCCCATCAATTAgcgactattacataatcgctgataagcagcagataagacggggGTTTTAGATTGGATTATCGTGGTGGACACCtcttcacaaatgttttatggtctttttgcgaaatattgtgaaacaatgaagttgtattgtaatacaataatttttaatagcaaatagatactttaggttaattgtaaaatgtaagatagtatgtgttttagacaattataaaatgttttttttaaacaaatgtatgtataatataaatgtgcacaaacatgactcaaaatgaaatgttgaatttatatagtagtggatctaggcatttaaaaacacacatgacactagaaattgccaaaatttatatatgtgtttaattcagtttagaTTGTATTGTCCAGCTGTTCGAAACTATTCTGAAACAAACTGCTTAACCGTCACCTAAATTTCTGTTATAATTTTCTACACCCatctaaaattttatgcaaaaaaaagtacatctatgatcaatttgccgataaataatttaataaataaatatctgttatgagaagatatatatggcagaacatctctactttatgtctcagttgattatttttattacagacgtattttggGGGTAATTAGCATAGCCTGGGGTGTTTAACTTATCTCCATCCGGTGTATTCGcaaaggtccataaaacatcACTCGTAAAATACTTACAGTCAATATGCAGTAattgtcaaaatcgaaattttcatggcgataaattaaaaaaaaaataacacgagaacataattttacaacattacgTTTCACAGCAAAAAGGGGAAATGCTTTCAAAAGGGATTTGAAAGAAAAGGAATCGTTTAgtgtgatgttttatgtatatcctttaccactgaaaagtggcattttttatttttaaatttttggtccATGCATTCAACGAAACTTATAACTCCACTCAGCATATACAGGACAGAAAATCAACATTACATACgcatgataaacaagtatttttactgtaaaatcgtacattttacttattgtttaatataatagaATCATTTATAACTCGTGAAACAATGTCGATATCTAGCAAAGtccataaaatacaattaattacagtagcttaaagatgtgttatattctgctttaattaGCATACTTCAATAATTCTGTCTAACCAAGATGCGTTGCTCGAAAATGTAGAGCCGAGTTTACCTTTAAATGCCAAACAGcaggtttatcgatattttagtgtaaagggaaacaactacaacggcgcacaaggcaaaaaatcaataccgacaagagttgtggttctcgtatatttcacgctcaaagttggggatgaaTTCCCCGTTTTCCGAGTacttcaaggactataatcaaacagtgcctggtacaatttggctggttagcgaaattggccgagatgtaatgcccacaaacattgtcagcaagtttggcgaagatccgacgaaaactgaattatagcgtaggcatgttttggatgctgaccgcccgtccgctgccattcataatcttctccatttagTTTCTTAACCGTtcaataaaaactgctgaggtagctattcagacagtcagggctgataacaatttctaggtttcgtccggaacggcatcttttagcgacttttcaaatattccaacatctgatgatcctttttactgtatttttaagtttttgattattaacgaacgttttaatatctaaatcagatagcattgtattccttgaatcgtttttgtgtgttgtaaacaaaaaaactcaaatccagatttcaagacgcataatcaaactctgtacatagagcgcctacttcatccgatttacattcggaacattttcacgcgttttgggctttatcgtatgtttaacatgggactgttgaaccgtccaaatacagaaaatacaggattttttgtacgcgcgtgcgtccaaatacagaaaatacaggatttttgtacgcacgtgcatccaaataccgtaatatattgtacggtcacgtgttgcaaatgaacgttcgcgattagatatataaaataggtatagaataaaaacatatattagTGTACATTTTCTAGAGCGTTGTCTGCTTTTTTCGTACTATATGTTTTTGCGTTTTAGATATTTGTTTAAGTGTGGATAAGATGTTGATAAACTGTGTTTTAACTTCTTGTCAACATGTGCCTAGTAAGTTTCAACACATGTCGAGCTATGAAACATAAAAATTGATGTTTCAATATCTCGATGCATATGTGTCTTTTTTACCACAGCAGATAtgtagaaagtgtccgaagtttcaaagtttattgaaAGCCAATGTCCTTATGGGTATCTTACATAAACATAACATATCATACAACAACATGGCATATTAAACAAGATATATTTATGGATAACAGTGTACGAGAAGGATGAGAAAtgttattaaggtagtggacccgcaaTCACAGTCGGCGAACTACATACCCTCCACACACGATCTCAACACTCTCGGATATGTGAGCAATAGGCAACTTCTACATCCGAAGAATGCCGAGCCACCCAAGTAGAACAAGCAACCAAGTTTGATTACGGGTCCATCACCCCAAAACTTGCAAATTATCTAAACCTAGACATTATTTGTTATACAAAAGACTGCCAATTTAAGTAAAGTAGTTCTATTTTCACAATTCATAAGTTTGGAGAATTAAATAGCAGGATGTTTAAAGCAAtagtcatttatattttttttctaacattattAAAGTAAGTGCAACTGAAGAGATAACGAAATTCATCACCTAACAAGTTATTGTTACCTAATTGACAGATTCTTTGTTCTCCAGCAAtattataaaatctacaggtTGATTCATTCACCAGAATTTACATATTCCGGTCTTGTATAAACCGGTCGTAAAGCCTAGAATTGACAAAACGATGGAATTTTTTGTCCAAACCAATAATGATCTCGAGTAAAGGAGATCTAACTAAACTAACTAACTAAAATTGATAGTCAATCTTTCATGcacaaaaaaagatgttttatatATAACCACAACCAAGTATAGAGCTTGCAGTGTTTTGTTTAGAACAGTCCATGTAATCTGACTGATATTAATTGATTTGAAAATATCTCTGTAGAGACATCTGAAGTAAATAATGATCCTGTCTGAATTCGACAGAAGCAGCTACCCTCTAAATGCAATAGAAATATAAGCGTAACAACAATGAAACTTGCGACAATTACAGAAGCAAAACATTTACAGACCGAGGATGAAGTCACTCTTTCTTTTCACTTGTCTTCTGGTCATTGGGTATGTATAACATTCATAAATCTTTATCTAAGGGTTCCGCTCAGGTCGATGGTATGAACTCGTGATCTGATTCAGTCGacccgagtctgctattaatttgTTTGACTGCGTTCTATGCGTCCAAAGGATCGTACTACTGACAATATGAATTTGGCGGTCGTGAAAAGTCTCCCCGAAATTGGACTAgtattttctagtccttttggGGTCAATGTAACTACATAACAGAGTTCCACTGAATCCGGTGCTTTGGGCGTTAGGGATGTTGCGAgttttcattacctcttatgaacaggctcaattaaacacagtaaatctgctattatttggctttgttgcattctgtgctttcaAATTTTCTtcttgtcaattttatttttcgaaGTCTAATAAACAGGTAAAGGCATTTGCAATGAGgacttcttttttacttttagtcactAAGTAACGCGAACATTGGCCTGCTCCGGACACTCGAAAATGGTGTAACTGATCTGAGACAGTATGGGACATACATCCTTATCATAAAGGTGTCAGAATTAATCACAATAAGTTGattaacattttataattatttatttaaagtttatttctaaCTAAATGTAATACATtgctatagacgaaaaacaaGGTTTTTTCCCCAAATAAACATAGATCTAATACAAAATGAAAGAATTCCGTTTGTGATCTATACAATATTGCTCACTCGGCGgtttgtttttctatattttcggTTGTCTGTGTAGACTTCTCTACTTGTTCTACCATGTAGttcagaaaatttacatttaagtCCATTGCAACAGAGGGGCTGGATTTGAAGCGACCTGCCGCAGCTAGTATAGAAGTCTGGCTCATAATGGCTTTGCAAACTTGGTTGTTTCTCTCCTTTCTGACAGCCAGAAACTAGGAATAGAAATATAAGGTGACGAACGTAAATAATTATAGTAGCTCTATAGAttctatattgtttttttttattttatgctagctgatgaaatactgtgttttatcagtgagatataatccatatcactcactgtaaatgatatagctttgccgatctacttgtacattgtgtataaattttaaattatttgcataaaacaggatgaaaatggtagtcgcactttgttctttatagtatatttctcgagtcaaattattttacttaatgagaatttcataaagttatgcagcaagaaataaaataaaatggaactttatgtcgtgtgcgtcttcCTAACGTTACATCATGactgacgtcatgttcgtttacgcgcgtctgtttcccgcgttgagattaaaatttgttgcaaaatgcatatctcaacgtaattaagcataagataaaaagaaaatttgtttgtttttcgtgaatatagaatatctcacctcaaagtgagaaaatgttcatattttcacttGCGCTaggcgctcgtgaaaatatttgaattttcccacttctcagtgagatatattccatattcactcaaaacaaacaaatatcctctatttaaaagACGTTCTTTTagattgacataactgaaactGACTAATAACGTAATCTAACCGTAATATGTAACGTAGATCTAGTGTCCATCTTTTTAACCTTTAATTTACTTTGCAACTGGGTTGGGCAGGATATCGCGTGCCTATGGTGTTATATTTTAGTGCAACAGCACTGCGAGCTTTTATTGTACTATGCTCACTGCTAGTTTAGATCTATatgactgaatatttttaacaaccACTTTTTTGAAACGTGTATATGAATGGCCAGTCTTCGAAAGTCCATTGACTGTAACATCCAATTTATCACCTATTTTCACgcatatgatttttatatttttcatcaatttcGTGCGCGCTTcttgaatttgaattttaaacttttcagTTATATGTTGAACACCTCCCGTAAGTAATCTATTTTACTGTAAACCAACAAATGTTCGCGAACGAGAAACCGTCGATCAACGAAAATCATGAAAGTTTGCCTTGATGTACAGCGTGGCTCGACCAGAGCCGGTATTAAAAATCTGAATAAAAGGAAAGTCGGTAAATCGCAAACACCGATGACACACTTGACACTTGAAGTCATTCTTATGCAGATTTGAAATTGAATTGATGTACAAGTACTAGTAATGGCCATGAATCAAATACTAGTAAATGCAAGTTATACtagtaattttcaaatattttcatttgtataactgataaaatatagttTGCAAATCATGAGccaactatttttattttcactgagAGAGGATAACGATAAGAATTTTTATTAGCCCATGCGTTCAAAATGGCGGACTGTAAAACGACGGACAAAAAGTACGTTTAAAACTTCTTGCGATATTTAATAAAGACAAACTTTCGCGATTTCCTTTGATTGCGAAATATGCGAGGATTTGTCGTTTGCAAACATTTTTTGGTTTACATTAATTAGTTTCCAATGGAAAAAAGAGGCTTACTTTAGGAATGAAAATAATGAGAAGTGTGACTGAGGCATAGACTTGAACCTGCACAAACTCAAGTACTAATATCATATCAGGACCAGTAACCGGTATGAACAGGCgactgaaaaagaaaagaaacatttcttattgATGGCTTATCGTATGAACTTGCAGACATTATATTTTACACActtattgattatttttttaagatacagtacAGTTGACGAACTAAAGGATACTAAACAAACCacttttttattgcttttctttATGACCTTTACAATCGCATCTTCACTACATACTGACCGATGTATTTgacagatttttttcaaatttgatatggtttgaataaaaataaagttgATGGCAGTTTGAGAAAACTAATGTCTTAAGATTTCGTTTGAGCAATATCAATGAATGAACTCGTGTCTATAAATCGAAGAAAAGTTATATAACTGAAACTTACTCCCATCACATATCACATAAAATATCATCTTTACATAATCAATACTCAGTTTGTTCAGGTGTTACAGTAGCACTGACATATTGCATGGGCTGGAAATTGTAAGCGTTCGCCAACGTAAAAATCTCATAATACATTCACATTTATTAAGTGCATGGTTTTAGGCTGCTTTTTCTTCCATTCCTCGTgtcctttctcaatagcatcgtgttttcttttaatcTACTACGTTTTGGTATGTATTGAAAGCATTGTGCAAAAAACTGCATGCTCGTATCGCATGCTAAGTAAAAAACGGCAGCTTAAGAATTGTATGTGTAGGAAAGAGACCTTGAAAGAAGCGAAGAGGGATAGAGGGTTGTATTTGACGAATCGTAActttcatatataaaatgtaacacacttttaccttttttatttgcTATAGTAGCGATGTTGTTCTTTATAGGAATACAAGTCTGTGAAAATCtaatatgctagaaaatgtcaactaattgttttcatatgaaataaagaacagtcggATTTTGTGGCGCCCTTTTTACCAGAATTTTAAGAGAAAGCCAATGCCGCCAAAACCCTTCTCAAAATATGCCAGCATTACACGACCTCTTTTTATACTAACTATTTctgtaaaaagcaaaacaaagaaTCATTTTCATACTCACGACACTAAGGACATTACTAGGCCAAGAATGATGGCATTGTATATTGCATACGCCATAAATTTATCACTGAACTGAGCAGGTGCTTTCCTTATTGTAAAACTTAGATACACACCGTACAACAGCAATATGACTTCAGCTGAAAcagcaaaacatattcgaaagtTGCATTTATAAAGTGTATGGCTCATATTGTTTAGCTCGAGCATTTGTAGAGCCTTTGTAATCACCATTTCGCCGGCGTCCACGTCCACGATACAAAAGTTTTGCAAGCATGTAGGTTTTTCAGAAACTAATAGACCAAATGTTTTCATACTTCGCACATGCCTTTGGCATCAAAAGATGACCTCCCTGGACATGTTACATAACTCaaacttatttttcaaagtaatgcccctttttaactcagaatttcaggttaaagttttgaatgtaATCAGGTTTCACAGAAACTACCAAGAAAAATGCTTTCATACTTCACACTTGTCCTCCATGTCATTACATGACCTCCCAGTACAAGAACATAACtcttgcttttattttgtcacaattatgtctctttttaacttagaatgtcaCGTTCAAGTTTTGCATGTCAGCAGGTTTCTCAGATATTATtaagccaaatgctttcaaacttcacacatgtctttggcatcatgagatgatCTCTTAgaacaagttccataactcttgcgTCTACGTTTATCACAATTCTGCTCCCTTTTCCACTTTGAAAAATTTGCTAAAGCGTTTGTTTCTAAGTGCTTCAAATGGACGAGCGCGCTGCCATTGGACAGctcttatttaaaaaaagtaatcgAATGTCACCAATCAGAGTAAGAAAGTTGTTCTattaaaattgaacagcatataaaacatgtgtaTTAGTCTTTAAAATGAGTGCCAATTTCTGATACATGCCTTAAATTGCTGAATAAAAACGCATGAAGAGTCACACTTCTGGATTGTTCGACAACTTTAAAAGCTCTGACACCAGTTTGAAAGAAGTGATATAAAACTAACTTCCTAGTAGATATATAGCAAAGGTATTGTTTGTATACCAACATTTGTGAAAAGTTCATTTTACggtttatattcttttttatggATGAATTATGTCTATTTCGTGAGCCATTATTTTCAACCGCCTCGGCAGCCTTATGGCAGAGCACGGCTTAGGAGGCACGGAGTCGTGGGTTCTCTTCCTGGCCGTGCAATAAtaatactagtagcttcctcgcttggtgctcagtaTTAGAGGGATAGTCAAATGACTGGTCTGCCCAATACCAAAATAACATGACTGGTTGGAGTATCATTTCAAAGACGCTATTATTATggttattttcatttctgtacgttAGTTTTTCCCCTTAGAATATATCGGTTAAAAGGCATGTGGCggtcaaacagaaaaaaaatcaacgaaatatttacttttattttaattttagggctcggatattattgcaaaagcaagaaaaatatatatgttatgcCATTTAAAGACTAAATATCATATAAGAAACTTTCAATTATCCGGAAGTGTGAAACTTTCCTGGACTCTCTTTAAGGCATGCTTTGATAAAATGGTATTTCTTTAGAAGAATAAGAAACATGTTTTATCTGATATTCAGTATTCattaaaaacaattgtttttgtcTGAGATTAGGTGATATA carries:
- the LOC123545435 gene encoding probable G-protein coupled receptor CG31760, with amino-acid sequence MNICPQVIKSASPAFLELMCLGGILVCSQFFTELLETNVLMCTIRIWPQHVGFVILYGSLVIKTWRISMIFTIGARKRVSLPDAVLHKRLAILLLAAIAILAVWTTSSPPEISALRTSDNLIFYVCKFGIWEYTVIGAEVILLLYGVYLSFTIRKAPAQFSDKFMAYAIYNAIILGLVMSLVSRLFIPVTGPDMILVLEFVQVQVYASVTLLIIFIPKFLAVRKERNNQVCKAIMSQTSILAAAGRFKSSPSVAMDLNVNFLNYMVEQVEKSTQTTENIEKQTAE